In Chloroflexota bacterium, the genomic stretch TTATGCCCCAGCACGCAAGCTGTCAGTGTAGTGCCCCGTTGATCGGCCAGTTCGCGTCCTTTGCCCACCATCTCCCAGGAGATGCTGCATGCCTCGCCTTGGAATTGCTCGATCCAGACCCAGACGCCTTGGTAAGCGGCCAGCCCCTCCGCCGCTGCCTCTGGACGCTCAGGCAGGCTCAGCGCATTCACCGGGCAGACATCCAGACATGCACCACAGGCAGTGCATTTATCGTCCACTACAGCGATATTATCCACTAGAGATAACGCGCCAAACGGGCAGATACTTACACAGGCTCCACAACCAGTGCATTCTTCTTTGTTGATTTCCAAAAGTGGCATGATGTATGTCCTCCTAGAGCACTTTCTCGGCGAGAAGCTTGTCGGCCAAAATGCTTGCTGCCTCATCTATGCTATCCGCCTGGATGATTTCCACCTTGCCTTCGCGCTTTGGTGGGTTGAAGACGCGCACGACCTGTGTGGGGCTGCCTTTCAAGCCCAGTTTGGTGGGATCGGTATCCGGTAAATCAGCCGCGCCCCAGGTTGGGATCTGCATTCTCGTGGCGCGGCGGATGCCAAGAAAGGTGGGATAGCGAGGTTGATTGATGTCTTTGACCACGGTGAGCAAGGCAGGCAGCTTGGTCTCCACCACCTCTCGTCCTTCTTCCAGCAAGCGTTCTACCACGATGGTGCGTGATTCTGGGTCTATCTTCCGGATTTTGAAGACGTAGGTGAGTTGGGAGATGCCAAGCTGACGGGCAATTCCTGGTCCCACCTGCCCTGTGTCGCCGTCAATCGCTTGTTTGCCACAGAGAATAATGTCAAAATCGCCGAGTTTTTTGATCGCCTGGGACAGCGTGTAGGCTGTAGCCCAGGTATCTGAGCCAGCGAAGGCCTTATCAGAGAGCAAAATAGCTTCGTCAGCGCCCATAGCTACTGCTTCCTTGAGCGCTTCCAGCGCCTGCGGTGGTCCCATGGAGATAACTGTTACTTTGCCGCCGAATTGCTCCTTGAGACGCAATCCTTCCTCGATGGCATACGTATCAAAGGGGTTGATAATGCTGGGCACGCCTTCGCGGATAAGCGTGCCGGTTTCCGGGTTGATCTTGACCTCCGTTGTATCCGGCACTTGTTTGATGCACACGATGATGTTCAACGTCGTGACCTCCTTGTCTGAGGATTGTGAAATAAAGCACTATAGGCAAATCCAATTATAACATTGAGTTCCGCTAGATACAAGCTCGCGAGACATGCATTGATTTGCCAAAAGTGCTTACATAGTAATGTTCTTGAAGCGTGACGCACAGTGCTGGTAATAGCGTATTCTCATCCCTCGCTCTGCCACTCCACCGGGTCGTAGGCTGGCAGTTCACAGCGCAGGGGCTTGTCCTGGCGGTAACCCAGGGCATACTGCGCTTGGATGAGCTGGTGGATTTCGCGGCTGCCTTCGTAGATGACGGCGCCTTTGGAGTTGCGCAGGTAGCGCTCAACGTCGTATTCATCGGAATAACCATAGGCACCGTGAATTTGCACGGCGTCGGCAGCGGAATCGAAGGCAGCATCACAGTTGACCCACTTAGCTAGCGAGGTCTCGCGCGTGTTACGCATGCCCTGGTTCTTGAGCCAGCCAGCATAGTACACCAGCAATCGCCCTGCATCCCGTCGCGCCACCATCTTGGCGATCATCTGTTGGACCAGTTGATGCTGTCCGATGGGCACGCCGAAGGCATGGCGCTCATTGGCATAGCGCACGGATGCTTCCAGGCACGCTTCGATCAATCCTACTGCTCCTGCTGCCACGGTATAGCGTCCACCATCGAGCGCGCTCATAGCAATCTTGAAGCCCTCGCCTTCCTGACCCAGCAGGTTCTCGGCAGGTACCACGCAATCCGTCAGCGTGATGCTGCCGGTGTTGCCTGCACGCACGCCTAACTTACCGTGAATGGTTCCTGTCTTGATACCTGGAAAGCCACGCTCAACGAGAAAAGCAGACATGCCAGTATGGTCGCGCTTCTTTTTCTTCTCCAAGTCAGTCCAGGCAATGATCAGGAAATTGTCGGCTACGTCGGCCAGCGAGATCCACATTTTCTCGCCGTTGAGCACGTAATGGTTGCCTTCTTTGCGCGCTGTCGTCTGTATCCCGACCGCGTCTGAGCCAGCGTTTGGCTCGGTCAAGCCATAGGTGGCAATTTTCTGCCCCATGGCTTGTGGCACTAGGTATTTCTGCTTTTGCTCCTCTGTGCCCCATTGAAGCAGGCTCAGGCTGTTCAAGCCGATGTGCACGGATAGAACAACGCGCGCCGAGGTGTCTACACGCTCTAGCTCCTCGCAGGCGATGGCCAGCGAAATGTAATCCATGCCTGCCCCGCCGTACTTGACCGGGATGCAGATGCCGAGGATACCCTGCTGCCCCATCTTGGTCAGTATGTCGCGGCTGTATTGATGCTTGCGGTCAAGTTCTTTGATGTAGGGCGCAATTTCCTTTTCCGCAAATTCGCGCACCATCTTGCGTACCATCTGATGCTCTTCGGTCAAAGCAAAGTCCATTTCTCCTCCTCTGGAAATCATACCAACGTTGGCTTGGTTTGTCCCTTTTTGGCGACAGGCCAATTATACCACAGCCATTTCGCGCTAGCCAACCCCAAGCATGCAAATTCGCCATCTCTACCCTTTTGGCACAGGTGCGCGAAGGCAGGTATAATAGCTACGAAAGAAGTGCAAGTGCTAGAATGTGCAGGAGGTGATAGAAAAATGGCTAATTTGTTGGAAGGCATTACCTGGCTTGGACACGCTAGTTTTAGGATCAAGGCGCCGGAAGGGGTCGTTTATATTGACCCTTGGAAACTTCGCAGTCCCGAGCCGGCCGATTTGATTTTGATCACACATGAGCATTACGACCACTTCTCGGCTGATGATGTGAAGAAGATACGCAAACCGGATACGACCATTGTCACCATAGCGAGCGTTGCCGCGCAGTTGAAGGGCGACGTGAAGACAGTCAAGGCAGGTGATACCCTAACGGTCAAGGGGGTTAAGATCGAGGTTGTGCCTGCTTATAACCCAGCCAAGCAGTTCCATCCCAAGCAGGCAGGTGGTGTGGGCTATATCATCACTGTGGGCGGACGGCGCATCTACCATGCTGGTGATACAGACGCCATCCCAGAGATGAACCAGATCAAAACCGATGTTGCGCTCTTGCCTGTGGGTGGAACATATACCATGACCGCTGCTGAAGCGGCGCGGGTAGCCAACACCATCAAACCCGCGGTGGCTGTGCCCATGCATTGGGGTGATATTGTTGGGTCACGCGCCGACGCCGAAGCATTCCGCGCCCAGTGCCAGGTGCCAGTGGAGATCATCACGCCGGAGTGACGAGTGATGAAGTGATGGGTGAGAGTAGTCAGCCATAGCTAACTTATCACTCTTTACTCGTTACTCATCATTAGTGGTAACGTTTGACCTCGAAGCGGTATAGTTGCACGGGTTCGTGTGGGCCAATGCCTGCTTTGCGTCGTGCAATTTCGACCTGATATTCCGCCGTGTCTACGCCTTCCAAATCGGGCAACAGCAGGCCGCGTCGCCATCCTGATCGCACGATAACTCCGTAGCGCTTGGGGTCCAGTTCTGTAATGGATTCAATGGGCTCAGGTGTGGTAAGAATATCCACAGAGATCTCCAGGTCATTCAACTCGCTGGCCTGAACTGGCGGGAAGCGTGGATCGTGTGTTGCAGCGCTAATGGCGTTTTGAATGATCTCTTGCGCGACGTTG encodes the following:
- a CDS encoding electron transfer flavoprotein subunit beta/FixA family protein; the protein is MNIIVCIKQVPDTTEVKINPETGTLIREGVPSIINPFDTYAIEEGLRLKEQFGGKVTVISMGPPQALEALKEAVAMGADEAILLSDKAFAGSDTWATAYTLSQAIKKLGDFDIILCGKQAIDGDTGQVGPGIARQLGISQLTYVFKIRKIDPESRTIVVERLLEEGREVVETKLPALLTVVKDINQPRYPTFLGIRRATRMQIPTWGAADLPDTDPTKLGLKGSPTQVVRVFNPPKREGKVEIIQADSIDEAASILADKLLAEKVL
- a CDS encoding acyl-CoA dehydrogenase family protein, which encodes MDFALTEEHQMVRKMVREFAEKEIAPYIKELDRKHQYSRDILTKMGQQGILGICIPVKYGGAGMDYISLAIACEELERVDTSARVVLSVHIGLNSLSLLQWGTEEQKQKYLVPQAMGQKIATYGLTEPNAGSDAVGIQTTARKEGNHYVLNGEKMWISLADVADNFLIIAWTDLEKKKKRDHTGMSAFLVERGFPGIKTGTIHGKLGVRAGNTGSITLTDCVVPAENLLGQEGEGFKIAMSALDGGRYTVAAGAVGLIEACLEASVRYANERHAFGVPIGQHQLVQQMIAKMVARRDAGRLLVYYAGWLKNQGMRNTRETSLAKWVNCDAAFDSAADAVQIHGAYGYSDEYDVERYLRNSKGAVIYEGSREIHQLIQAQYALGYRQDKPLRCELPAYDPVEWQSEG
- a CDS encoding MBL fold metallo-hydrolase; its protein translation is MANLLEGITWLGHASFRIKAPEGVVYIDPWKLRSPEPADLILITHEHYDHFSADDVKKIRKPDTTIVTIASVAAQLKGDVKTVKAGDTLTVKGVKIEVVPAYNPAKQFHPKQAGGVGYIITVGGRRIYHAGDTDAIPEMNQIKTDVALLPVGGTYTMTAAEAARVANTIKPAVAVPMHWGDIVGSRADAEAFRAQCQVPVEIITPE
- the amrA gene encoding AmmeMemoRadiSam system protein A, encoding MEKEHHPIVELARKTIEHYVRRHEIIHPPQELAPEMQQRAGVFVSLHKHGVLRGCIGTIEPRSANVAQEIIQNAISAATHDPRFPPVQASELNDLEISVDILTTPEPIESITELDPKRYGVIVRSGWRRGLLLPDLEGVDTAEYQVEIARRKAGIGPHEPVQLYRFEVKRYH